From Chloroflexota bacterium, the proteins below share one genomic window:
- a CDS encoding glycosyltransferase yields MELSVVIPAWNEADNLVKLLPQLHAVLSNLGCEYEVLVVDNHSADATEEVCRAAGVVLLQQNEPGYGGALWAGFGHASGEYILTMDADLSHTPDFIPLMWNERAKADVIVASRYVEGGSTDMPWYRHILSIILNRVYTRVLSLPIRDISSGFRLYRASILRSLDLQSKDFDALEEILIECYAQGYTILEMPMHYMPREQGKSKVKLLRFGIAYLNTLFRMWKLRNSINSADYDARAFDSVIPLQRYWQRRRYAIILGMLDRSKRCLDVGCGSSHILRGLSADSIGLDIKLNKLRCARRYKRPLVNASAFALPFGDGVFDQVLCSEVIEHLEASEQPFREMNRVLKKRGRLVIGTPDYGSRVWPILERLYKFFAPGAYADEHITHYTRESLLRVLQKHGFQCCQWKYIWGAELIASFTKGDCAG; encoded by the coding sequence ATGGAACTCAGCGTCGTTATCCCTGCTTGGAATGAAGCGGACAATTTGGTCAAACTGTTGCCCCAGTTACATGCCGTATTATCGAATCTTGGCTGCGAATACGAAGTTCTCGTAGTAGACAACCATTCGGCAGATGCTACAGAGGAGGTCTGTAGAGCTGCGGGGGTTGTTCTGTTGCAACAGAATGAGCCAGGCTATGGTGGAGCATTGTGGGCAGGGTTCGGTCATGCCTCGGGTGAGTACATCTTGACTATGGATGCAGACTTATCCCACACACCGGATTTCATCCCGCTTATGTGGAATGAGCGTGCGAAAGCCGATGTCATTGTTGCTTCTCGCTATGTAGAGGGCGGGAGCACGGATATGCCGTGGTACAGGCATATCTTGAGCATTATTCTCAACCGCGTTTATACACGAGTCCTATCCCTGCCGATAAGAGATATTTCCAGCGGGTTTCGCCTCTATCGTGCGTCCATCCTCCGCAGTCTCGACTTGCAGAGCAAGGATTTCGACGCACTGGAAGAGATTTTGATCGAGTGCTATGCGCAGGGTTATACGATTCTAGAAATGCCAATGCACTACATGCCAAGGGAACAAGGCAAGTCAAAGGTGAAGTTGTTGCGATTTGGCATAGCCTACTTGAACACTTTGTTCCGTATGTGGAAGTTGCGCAACTCGATAAACTCCGCTGATTATGACGCGCGTGCTTTTGACAGCGTCATCCCTCTGCAGCGCTATTGGCAGCGCAGGCGTTATGCCATTATCCTGGGGATGCTTGACCGCTCCAAGCGATGTCTGGATGTTGGCTGTGGGTCTAGCCATATCCTTCGCGGTTTGAGTGCAGATTCGATTGGGTTGGATATCAAATTGAACAAACTCCGTTGCGCACGGCGTTACAAGCGTCCCCTAGTCAATGCCAGCGCATTTGCTTTGCCTTTTGGCGATGGGGTCTTCGATCAGGTGCTTTGTTCAGAGGTTATCGAGCATCTCGAAGCGAGCGAGCAGCCCTTTCGCGAGATGAATCGCGTGTTGAAAAAGAGAGGCAGGCTGGTGATTGGCACGCCTGACTATGGAAGCCGGGTCTGGCCAATTTTGGAACGGCTATACAAGTTTTTTGCACCGGGTGCGTATGCGGATGAGCATATCACTCACTACACGCGCGAAAGTTTGTTGCGCGTGCTACAAAAGCATGGATTCCAATGTTGCCAGTGGAAGTACATCTGGGGTGCTGAGCTGATCGCCTCGTTCACCAAGGGCGACTGTGCCGGCTAG